The proteins below come from a single Gordonia pseudamarae genomic window:
- the rdgB gene encoding RdgB/HAM1 family non-canonical purine NTP pyrophosphatase: protein MTTILLASRNAKKLKELRRVVAAAGITGLEVVGLDDVPGYTELPEDGATFEDNALIKARTGAAATGLPTLADDSGISVDALNGMPGVLSARWSGTHGDDAANNALLLAQLSDVPDDRRGAAFVSACALVRPDGTDTVVRGEWRGTMAREAHGTNGFGYDPLFLPADDLAAGRSSAELSAEEKDALSHRGKALAALVPDLRALANSTG, encoded by the coding sequence GTGACGACGATCCTGCTGGCGAGCCGCAACGCGAAGAAGCTCAAGGAATTGCGTCGCGTGGTGGCCGCGGCCGGGATCACCGGTCTTGAGGTGGTGGGTCTCGATGACGTGCCCGGGTACACCGAACTGCCCGAGGACGGCGCGACGTTCGAGGACAACGCACTGATCAAGGCACGCACCGGGGCCGCAGCCACCGGACTGCCGACCCTTGCCGACGATTCGGGGATCAGCGTCGACGCGCTCAACGGAATGCCCGGCGTGCTGTCGGCGCGGTGGAGCGGGACGCACGGGGACGACGCCGCCAACAACGCACTGTTGCTGGCACAGTTGTCCGACGTGCCCGACGATCGGCGTGGCGCGGCCTTCGTCTCGGCGTGCGCGCTGGTCCGGCCCGACGGCACCGACACCGTGGTGCGCGGTGAGTGGCGCGGCACGATGGCGCGAGAGGCACACGGCACGAACGGTTTCGGCTACGACCCGCTGTTCCTGCCCGCCGATGATCTGGCCGCCGGCCGGTCCTCGGCGGAGCTGAGCGCGGAGGAGAAGGACGCGCTCAGCCACCGCGGCAAGGCGCTGGCCGCCCTGGTCCCGGACCTGCGCGCTCTGGCGAACTCCACCGGCTGA
- a CDS encoding cyclic nucleotide-degrading phosphodiesterase: MRLTVLGCSGSVGGPGAACSGYLLQLPGQQPVLMDCGPGAFGELQRIVNPREVAVALSHLHADHCMDLAAMLVWRRYAPEPATCRTPLWGPPGCRERIGAGSSEVPGELDDITDTFDVHEWGDGEVELGGFVIRPVVVDHVPNSYGFRVTAPGGTVVAYSGDTAPCDELIELAADADLFLCEASWTHAPSERPPHLHLSGIEAGEAATKANAKLLAITHIPPWTAKQDIYDEVRQTYSGRIEMVSQGQVFEL; this comes from the coding sequence ATGCGCTTAACCGTGCTCGGATGTTCAGGGAGTGTGGGTGGCCCCGGCGCTGCGTGCTCGGGGTACCTGCTGCAACTCCCCGGTCAGCAGCCGGTGCTGATGGACTGTGGGCCGGGCGCGTTCGGTGAACTGCAACGGATCGTCAACCCGCGCGAGGTGGCCGTGGCGCTCAGCCATCTGCACGCCGATCACTGCATGGACCTGGCCGCGATGTTGGTATGGCGGCGATACGCACCCGAACCGGCCACCTGCCGCACACCTCTGTGGGGGCCACCGGGCTGTCGTGAACGTATCGGCGCCGGATCGTCGGAGGTACCCGGCGAACTCGACGACATCACCGACACCTTCGACGTCCACGAATGGGGTGACGGCGAGGTGGAGCTGGGTGGTTTCGTCATCCGTCCCGTAGTCGTGGACCATGTACCCAATTCGTACGGTTTCCGGGTCACCGCCCCGGGCGGCACGGTGGTGGCCTACAGCGGCGACACCGCGCCGTGCGACGAGCTCATCGAGCTGGCCGCCGACGCCGACCTGTTTCTCTGCGAGGCGTCGTGGACGCACGCACCGTCCGAACGTCCGCCGCACCTGCATCTGTCGGGCATCGAAGCGGGGGAGGCGGCGACCAAGGCCAACGCCAAACTGCTGGCCATCACCCACATTCCGCCGTGGACGGCCAAGCAGGACATCTACGACGAGGTGCGCCAGACGTACAGCGGCCGCATCGAGATGGTTTCGCAGGGACAGGTTTTCGAATTGTAG
- a CDS encoding DUF3556 domain-containing protein codes for MGFKEGDFPPVDPAAFRDQPLQTRVRQLATHWVDYGFGTPKMVHVIYLLKVAVLYIVVGVTLATVTSGLNPLQVSEWWNQPIVYQKLVLWTMLLEAIGVAGSWGPLAGKFSPMTGGILFWLRPQTIRLPPWPDTVPGTKGDSRTVFDVVLYAAILVNLLVAVCLPGKDSASFTEAMADSPPAIDSSHGLVNPAVLYSLLVLMAVMGLRDKVIFLAARSEQYLPAVIFFAFLPFVDMIVALKLLIVVVWMGAGVSKIGLHFTNVIPPMISNAPWLTIKSLKRMNYRNFPEDLRPSRAATFQGHVLGTVVEIATPLVLLFSVNKWLTLAAVILMVCFHLFIFSVFPLAVPLEWNMLFAFASVFLFCGFPAWDGFGVGDMSSGWLTAAIVIALLFFPVLGNLRPDLVSFLPSMRQYAGNWASAMWAFAPGAEDKLNQHIVRPAKNQIDQLTPDYGPEAAEITMEQTIAWRAMHSQGRGLYSLLYRELGDRIDEYTIREAEFACNSLVGFNFGDGHMHNYRMIEALQRRCNFAPGEFTVVWVESQPIGKKTQEYMVIDAAQGVIERGTWNVADAVAEQPWLPNGPIPMNVTWRSASTPARVGARQS; via the coding sequence ATGGGATTCAAAGAAGGGGACTTCCCGCCGGTGGACCCGGCGGCGTTCCGTGATCAACCTCTGCAGACGCGAGTCCGCCAGCTCGCGACGCACTGGGTCGACTACGGCTTCGGCACCCCGAAGATGGTGCACGTGATCTACCTGCTGAAGGTGGCCGTGCTGTACATCGTCGTCGGTGTCACCCTGGCCACAGTCACCTCCGGCCTGAACCCGCTGCAGGTCAGCGAGTGGTGGAACCAGCCGATCGTCTACCAGAAGCTGGTCCTGTGGACGATGCTCCTGGAAGCGATCGGGGTGGCCGGCTCGTGGGGCCCGCTGGCCGGCAAGTTCAGCCCGATGACCGGCGGTATCCTGTTCTGGCTGCGGCCGCAGACCATCCGGCTACCACCGTGGCCGGACACCGTACCCGGCACCAAGGGTGACTCGCGCACCGTGTTCGACGTGGTCCTGTACGCCGCGATACTGGTGAACCTGCTGGTGGCGGTCTGCCTGCCCGGAAAGGACTCGGCGTCGTTCACCGAGGCGATGGCGGACTCACCGCCGGCGATCGACTCATCCCACGGACTCGTGAACCCGGCCGTTCTGTACTCGCTGCTGGTGCTCATGGCGGTGATGGGTCTGCGTGACAAGGTGATCTTCCTGGCCGCCCGCTCGGAGCAGTACCTGCCCGCGGTGATCTTCTTCGCCTTCCTGCCGTTCGTCGACATGATCGTCGCGCTGAAACTGCTGATCGTGGTCGTCTGGATGGGCGCGGGCGTATCCAAGATCGGCCTGCACTTCACCAACGTGATCCCGCCGATGATCTCCAATGCGCCGTGGCTGACGATCAAGAGCCTCAAGCGCATGAACTACCGCAACTTCCCCGAAGACCTGCGGCCGTCGCGTGCGGCGACGTTCCAGGGGCACGTGCTGGGTACCGTCGTCGAGATCGCAACTCCGCTGGTGCTGCTCTTCTCGGTCAACAAGTGGCTCACCCTGGCCGCCGTGATCCTGATGGTCTGCTTCCATCTGTTCATCTTCTCCGTCTTCCCGCTGGCTGTGCCGCTGGAGTGGAACATGCTGTTCGCCTTCGCGTCGGTGTTCCTGTTCTGTGGCTTCCCCGCGTGGGACGGGTTCGGCGTCGGCGACATGAGCTCAGGCTGGTTGACCGCGGCGATCGTGATCGCGCTGCTGTTCTTCCCGGTGCTGGGCAATCTGCGGCCGGACCTGGTCTCGTTCCTGCCGTCCATGCGCCAGTACGCCGGCAACTGGGCGTCGGCGATGTGGGCCTTCGCCCCGGGCGCCGAAGACAAACTGAACCAGCACATAGTCCGTCCGGCGAAGAACCAGATCGATCAGCTGACCCCGGACTACGGCCCCGAGGCAGCCGAGATCACCATGGAACAGACCATCGCCTGGCGCGCCATGCACAGTCAGGGCCGCGGGCTGTACTCGCTGCTGTACCGGGAACTCGGGGACCGTATCGACGAGTACACGATCCGCGAGGCGGAGTTCGCCTGCAACTCGCTGGTCGGCTTCAACTTCGGCGACGGCCACATGCACAATTACCGTATGATCGAGGCCCTGCAGCGGCGCTGCAACTTCGCTCCCGGTGAGTTCACCGTGGTCTGGGTCGAGTCGCAGCCCATCGGCAAGAAGACACAGGAGTACATGGTGATCGACGCGGCTCAGGGCGTGATCGAACGCGGCACCTGGAATGTCGCGGACGCGGTCGCCGAGCAGCCGTGGCTGCCCAACGGCCCGATCCCGATGAACGTGACCTGGCGCAGCGCGAGCACGCCCGCCCGGGTGGGGGCACGTCAGTCATGA
- the rph gene encoding ribonuclease PH has translation MTTRADGRADDELRPITFTRGFTSHPAGSVLVEFGGTRVLCTASVTEGVPRWRRGSGLGWLTAEYAMLPSSTHERSSRESVRGKIGGRTHEISRLVGRSLRACIDLAALGENTIAVDCDVLQADGGTRTASVTGAYVALADAVTWLRAAGQLRDPQPLSCAIAAVSVGVVDGRVRLDLPYEEDSRAEVDMNVVATDAGTLVEVQGTGEGATFARATLDKLLDMAEIGTGALFEAQRQALALPYPGDLPDAR, from the coding sequence GTGACGACACGAGCAGACGGCCGCGCCGACGACGAACTCCGCCCCATCACCTTCACCCGTGGATTCACCTCCCACCCGGCGGGTTCGGTGCTCGTCGAATTCGGCGGCACCCGGGTCCTGTGCACGGCGAGCGTCACCGAGGGGGTGCCGCGCTGGCGCAGGGGTTCGGGTCTGGGCTGGTTGACGGCCGAGTACGCGATGCTGCCGTCGTCGACCCATGAACGATCCTCGCGGGAGTCGGTACGCGGCAAGATCGGCGGCCGCACCCACGAGATCAGCCGCCTCGTCGGCCGTTCGCTGCGTGCCTGCATCGATCTGGCGGCGCTGGGGGAGAACACCATCGCCGTCGACTGCGATGTGCTGCAGGCCGACGGCGGCACCCGCACCGCGTCGGTCACCGGCGCGTATGTCGCGCTCGCCGACGCGGTCACCTGGCTGCGGGCGGCCGGACAACTCAGGGATCCGCAGCCGCTCTCGTGTGCGATCGCCGCGGTGAGCGTCGGCGTCGTCGACGGCCGGGTGCGTCTGGACCTGCCGTACGAGGAGGATTCGCGCGCCGAGGTCGACATGAACGTGGTGGCCACCGACGCGGGCACCCTCGTCGAGGTGCAGGGCACGGGGGAGGGGGCGACGTTCGCGCGCGCCACCTTGGACAAGCTGCTCGACATGGCCGAGATCGGCACCGGCGCCCTGTTCGAGGCGCAGCGACAGGCGCTGGCTCTGCCGTATCCGGGCGACCTGCCGGATGCCAGGTGA
- a CDS encoding class I adenylate-forming enzyme family protein, producing the protein MTQGTYFAWELASRGDAPCVRDDRLQLSYVQFAQRVDAVAQQLAGLGVGPGDMVATFLPNRAELLITLMAAWRLRAVATPVNPGFTDAEAEYQLGDSGAKVVVGQAPVGDPARIFLDVDDLAVRPTAQWTPPTPPTEADDALLIYTSGSTGRPKGVRLGHDNLHFFGRSGGEHFQCGPDTHALLILPLFHVNAICVSCLTPIMAGGQVSITGQFSVSRFFDDVTRLRPTFFSAVPTIYALLVSQAGGVPPGALDSLRYAICGAAPISPELLAKTEETFGVPIVEGYGLTEATCASACNPVGGVRKLGTVGPALPGQRIRIVDANGDDAPTGQRGEVLIAGPAVMRGYLNRPEATAETIVDGWLHTGDVGILDDDGYLRIVDRIKDMIIRGGENIYPKEIEAALATNPAVLECAVVGAPDPLLGEVPVAFVVGYPGTDLTADDLAEFVAPQLTKVKRPSAIHIVDALPRNPVGKIDKPGLRRQTAAAGQVQPAGAAPA; encoded by the coding sequence GTGACACAGGGCACGTATTTCGCTTGGGAGCTGGCCTCCCGGGGTGACGCACCGTGCGTCCGCGACGACCGGCTGCAGTTGAGCTACGTGCAGTTCGCGCAGCGTGTCGACGCGGTGGCGCAGCAGCTGGCCGGGCTGGGCGTCGGGCCGGGGGACATGGTCGCGACGTTTCTGCCCAACCGCGCCGAATTGCTCATCACCCTGATGGCCGCCTGGCGGCTGCGGGCGGTGGCCACCCCGGTCAATCCGGGCTTCACCGACGCGGAGGCGGAATATCAGCTGGGCGATTCCGGCGCGAAGGTGGTCGTCGGCCAGGCGCCGGTCGGCGATCCGGCACGCATCTTCCTCGACGTCGACGATCTGGCGGTCCGGCCCACCGCACAGTGGACGCCGCCGACCCCGCCTACCGAAGCCGACGACGCCCTGCTGATCTACACCTCCGGCTCTACCGGGCGCCCGAAGGGGGTGCGCCTCGGGCACGATAATCTGCATTTCTTCGGCCGCAGCGGGGGCGAGCACTTCCAGTGCGGCCCGGACACCCACGCCCTGCTGATTCTGCCGTTGTTCCACGTCAACGCCATCTGCGTCAGCTGCCTGACGCCGATCATGGCGGGCGGCCAGGTCAGCATCACCGGGCAGTTCTCGGTCAGCCGCTTCTTCGACGACGTGACGCGCCTGCGCCCGACGTTCTTCTCGGCCGTCCCCACCATCTACGCGCTGCTGGTCTCGCAGGCCGGCGGCGTCCCGCCGGGGGCGCTGGATTCCCTGCGGTACGCGATCTGCGGCGCGGCCCCGATCTCCCCGGAGCTCCTGGCGAAGACCGAGGAGACCTTCGGGGTTCCCATCGTCGAGGGCTACGGTCTCACTGAGGCCACCTGCGCATCGGCGTGCAACCCGGTCGGCGGCGTGCGCAAACTCGGCACCGTCGGCCCGGCGCTGCCAGGCCAGCGCATCCGCATCGTCGACGCGAACGGCGATGACGCGCCGACGGGACAGCGCGGCGAAGTCCTGATCGCCGGGCCGGCCGTGATGCGCGGCTACCTCAACCGCCCCGAGGCCACCGCCGAGACGATCGTCGACGGCTGGCTGCACACCGGTGACGTCGGGATCCTCGACGACGACGGCTACCTGCGCATCGTCGACCGGATCAAGGACATGATCATCCGCGGCGGCGAGAACATCTATCCCAAGGAGATCGAGGCCGCGCTGGCGACCAACCCGGCGGTCCTGGAATGCGCGGTGGTCGGCGCACCGGACCCGCTGCTGGGTGAAGTGCCCGTCGCCTTCGTCGTCGGCTACCCCGGCACCGACCTCACCGCGGACGACCTCGCCGAGTTCGTCGCACCGCAACTGACCAAGGTCAAGCGGCCCAGCGCGATCCACATCGTCGACGCGCTGCCGCGCAATCCGGTCGGCAAGATCGACAAGCCCGGCCTGCGGCGGCAGACCGCGGCCGCCGGTCAGGTGCAGCCCGCCGGGGCCGCCCCGGCGTGA
- the murI gene encoding glutamate racemase, which translates to MLSTDATAPIGIFDSGVGGLTVARAIIDLLPDEDIIYIGDTGNGPYGGLTIPEIRTHALAIGDDLAGRGVKAIVIACNTASAACLRDARERYAPIPVIEVILPAVRRAVAATKTGRIGVIGTEATISSRAYQDSFAAARDSVITAVACPRFVDFVERGVTSGRQILGLAQGYLEPLQQADVDTVVLGCTHYPLLSGVIALAMGDQVTLVSSAEETAKDVFRVLTERDMLSPHTGREAVRLFQATGDPELFARLSSRFLGPAVGHVQHL; encoded by the coding sequence ATTCTGAGTACCGACGCCACCGCGCCCATCGGGATCTTCGACTCCGGTGTCGGCGGACTCACCGTCGCACGCGCGATCATCGACCTGCTGCCCGATGAGGACATCATCTACATCGGAGACACCGGCAACGGCCCGTACGGCGGGCTCACCATTCCCGAGATTCGTACCCACGCCCTCGCGATCGGCGACGACCTGGCCGGGCGCGGGGTCAAGGCCATCGTCATCGCCTGCAACACGGCGTCGGCGGCGTGTCTGCGCGATGCCCGGGAACGATACGCGCCGATCCCGGTCATCGAGGTCATCCTGCCCGCGGTGCGGCGGGCGGTGGCGGCCACCAAGACCGGTCGCATCGGGGTGATCGGCACCGAGGCCACCATCTCCTCGCGTGCCTACCAGGATTCGTTCGCCGCGGCCCGGGATTCGGTCATCACCGCCGTCGCGTGCCCGCGTTTCGTCGACTTCGTCGAACGCGGCGTCACCAGCGGCCGGCAGATCCTGGGCCTGGCGCAGGGCTATCTCGAACCACTGCAGCAGGCCGACGTCGACACCGTGGTGCTCGGCTGCACCCACTATCCGTTGCTGTCCGGGGTTATCGCCCTGGCCATGGGGGACCAGGTGACCCTGGTATCGAGCGCGGAGGAGACCGCCAAGGATGTGTTCCGGGTGCTCACCGAGCGCGACATGCTCTCGCCGCACACCGGGCGCGAGGCGGTGCGGCTGTTCCAGGCGACCGGTGATCCCGAGTTATTCGCGCGGCTGTCGTCGCGCTTCCTGGGGCCCGCGGTGGGGCATGTCCAGCACCTTTGA
- a CDS encoding phytoene desaturase family protein: protein MTTAVVVGGGPNGLAAGLQLARNGVEVTVLEAKDRIGGGARSGELEVPGLIHDYCSAFHPLGVGSPFWQTVGLDRYGLQWAWPEIDCTHPLDDGDVGVLYQSIEQTAAGLGVDGRRWELAFGDVVRNFDTLAPDLMRPIVNVPRHPVQLGAFGPRALLPATWLARWFRTDAARALFSGVAAHAFTRLDVPLTAALGIMITASGHRFGWPVAVGGSGAITTAAAAALTDMGGAIETGLMISDRSQIPDADLVLLDLSAAQVLALYGDQMPARIARAYGRYRIGSSAFKVDFAIRGDIPWRNAESTRAGTVHLGGTAAEVAYTEKQRAAGILVENPFVLVGQQYLADPSRSSGEINPIWSYAHVPKGFGGDATEAVIGQIERFAPGFRDQIVATTSTGTVALEQYNPNYAAGDIIGGANNRLQTVLRPRLALDPYATGVDGVFVCSQTAPPGAGIHGLCGFHAANSALASVGVQPDMTGGLR from the coding sequence ATGACGACGGCCGTGGTGGTCGGCGGCGGTCCCAATGGGCTCGCCGCCGGCCTCCAGCTCGCGCGCAACGGCGTCGAGGTGACGGTCCTGGAAGCCAAGGATCGGATCGGCGGTGGTGCGCGGTCGGGTGAGCTGGAGGTTCCCGGCCTCATCCACGACTACTGCTCGGCCTTCCATCCGCTCGGCGTCGGCTCGCCGTTCTGGCAGACCGTCGGGCTCGACCGCTATGGCCTGCAGTGGGCGTGGCCGGAGATCGACTGCACCCATCCGCTCGACGATGGCGATGTCGGCGTGCTGTACCAGTCGATTGAGCAGACCGCCGCGGGTCTGGGTGTGGACGGACGGCGCTGGGAGCTGGCCTTCGGCGACGTGGTCCGGAACTTCGACACTCTGGCCCCGGACCTGATGCGGCCGATCGTCAACGTTCCCCGGCATCCGGTGCAGCTCGGAGCCTTCGGGCCGCGGGCGCTGCTGCCGGCCACCTGGCTGGCCCGGTGGTTCCGCACGGATGCGGCGCGGGCACTGTTCAGCGGGGTCGCGGCGCACGCCTTCACCCGGCTCGACGTTCCGCTGACCGCGGCGCTGGGCATCATGATCACCGCGAGCGGGCACCGCTTCGGCTGGCCGGTGGCCGTCGGCGGTTCGGGCGCCATCACCACGGCCGCGGCGGCGGCGCTGACGGATATGGGCGGCGCAATCGAAACCGGGCTGATGATCTCCGATCGGTCACAGATCCCGGATGCCGACTTGGTGCTGCTGGACCTGTCTGCCGCGCAGGTCCTGGCCCTGTACGGCGACCAGATGCCGGCGCGCATCGCGCGGGCCTACGGCCGCTACCGGATCGGGTCCTCGGCGTTCAAGGTCGATTTCGCGATCCGTGGGGACATTCCCTGGCGGAACGCCGAGTCCACCCGGGCGGGCACCGTGCACTTGGGCGGCACCGCCGCCGAGGTGGCGTACACCGAGAAGCAGCGTGCGGCCGGGATCCTGGTGGAGAACCCGTTTGTGCTGGTGGGGCAGCAGTATCTGGCCGACCCGAGCCGTAGTAGCGGCGAGATCAATCCGATCTGGTCGTATGCGCACGTGCCGAAGGGCTTCGGCGGCGACGCCACCGAAGCCGTCATCGGCCAGATCGAGCGATTCGCGCCCGGGTTCCGCGACCAGATCGTGGCGACCACGTCCACCGGGACCGTGGCCCTGGAGCAGTACAACCCCAACTATGCGGCCGGCGACATCATCGGCGGCGCCAACAACCGGCTGCAGACCGTCCTGCGGCCGCGGCTGGCGCTCGACCCGTACGCGACGGGCGTCGACGGCGTCTTCGTCTGCTCGCAGACGGCACCGCCGGGTGCGGGCATCCACGGGCTGTGCGGATTCCACGCCGCCAACTCGGCCCTGGCGTCGGTCGGAGTGCAACCGGATATGACCGGCGGCCTGCGATGA
- a CDS encoding rhomboid family intramembrane serine protease, with protein MPAAPTEQPGKPRPLWLTSAITMAAIAAVLIVIELIDVLTPHHDLDANGIEPRELGGLDGVLWSPFLHGDWSHLFGNLGPGMVLGFVLLMARRFLAVTAIVWGISGVGVWLTAPAYSVTIGASGIIFGWLTYLLIRGVFNRNLRQILIGLVVFVVYGSILWGVLPTDETVSWQGHLFGAIGGVAAAWYLAARDRGEGGRPAPAAPNPSTGVGF; from the coding sequence ATGCCGGCCGCTCCCACCGAGCAGCCGGGCAAGCCGCGCCCGCTGTGGTTGACGTCGGCGATCACGATGGCCGCGATCGCCGCGGTGCTGATCGTCATCGAACTGATCGATGTGCTGACCCCTCACCACGACCTCGACGCGAACGGTATCGAACCCCGCGAACTGGGCGGTCTCGACGGCGTCCTGTGGTCGCCGTTCCTGCACGGCGACTGGTCGCACCTGTTCGGCAATCTCGGTCCCGGCATGGTGCTGGGCTTCGTGCTGCTGATGGCGCGGCGGTTTCTGGCCGTCACCGCGATCGTCTGGGGGATCTCGGGGGTCGGGGTGTGGCTGACCGCACCCGCCTACTCGGTCACGATCGGGGCATCCGGCATCATCTTCGGCTGGCTGACGTACCTGCTGATCCGGGGCGTCTTCAACCGCAACCTGCGGCAGATCCTCATCGGGCTCGTCGTGTTCGTGGTCTACGGCTCGATCCTGTGGGGGGTGCTGCCCACCGACGAGACGGTCTCGTGGCAGGGGCACCTGTTCGGCGCGATCGGCGGTGTGGCGGCCGCGTGGTACCTGGCGGCCCGTGACCGCGGCGAGGGTGGCCGCCCCGCGCCCGCCGCGCCCAACCCGTCGACCGGGGTGGGATTCTGA
- a CDS encoding DUF3817 domain-containing protein produces MSETSTSKPTASTASVTSALLRYRVLAWITGLWLLLLVAELTLKYGFDVDALDFVPIVHGWVYFVYLIMAVDLAIKVRWPAGKIVWTALAGTIPFLSFFVEHQRTKEVKQQFGI; encoded by the coding sequence GTGTCCGAGACCAGCACCAGCAAGCCCACCGCGTCCACCGCATCGGTCACGAGCGCACTCCTGCGCTACCGGGTACTCGCCTGGATCACCGGCCTGTGGCTGCTGCTGCTCGTGGCCGAACTCACCCTCAAATACGGGTTCGACGTCGACGCCCTCGACTTCGTGCCGATCGTGCACGGCTGGGTGTATTTCGTGTACTTGATCATGGCCGTCGATCTGGCCATCAAGGTGCGCTGGCCGGCCGGAAAGATCGTGTGGACCGCGCTCGCGGGCACCATCCCGTTCCTGTCGTTCTTCGTCGAACATCAGCGGACGAAAGAAGTGAAGCAGCAGTTCGGGATCTGA
- a CDS encoding PucR family transcriptional regulator, with amino-acid sequence MSRPAGEGVDPELLAVVEVLARRLRDIEDRMVDDMTAQMAEIDHLDGDPVLVDLLHASVEGNVTTINHILANNIPLGHLQPTTAAVEYALRLAQREVPSNSLMRAYRMGEFEYNRLCLDFLEELELAEGLSVRVARYVATVFFDYIEWITQYVFQAYESERERWIGAEGNVLSSTVNQLLDGDDEPDPFETEAFEAETGYRLDRTHLAAILWSQDSAVGLADIDRAARSLAVALRAVSAPVITAADRSTVWMWIPFAGTPPRTDSAATATQVSLPPNLRVAIGLPGTGVTGFRRSYQQARSAYDVASTVPRAEPVVVGYGDRGIAVVSMMARDLPSTRAWISDVLGPLAQDTPNAQILRSTLSEFLSSGESHVRTAERMVLHRNTVKYRVGKAMAALPDRHDRMDLALALTVCEYLGATVLQC; translated from the coding sequence ATGAGCCGGCCGGCGGGCGAGGGCGTGGACCCCGAGCTGCTCGCGGTGGTCGAGGTCCTGGCCCGCCGGCTGCGCGACATCGAAGACCGGATGGTCGACGACATGACGGCGCAGATGGCCGAGATCGACCACCTCGACGGCGATCCGGTCCTGGTGGACCTGTTGCACGCCAGCGTCGAAGGCAACGTTACGACCATCAACCACATCCTGGCCAACAACATCCCGCTCGGGCATCTGCAGCCCACCACCGCGGCCGTCGAGTATGCCCTGCGCCTGGCTCAGCGGGAGGTGCCGTCGAACTCGCTGATGCGGGCCTACCGGATGGGCGAGTTCGAATACAACCGGCTCTGCCTGGACTTCCTCGAGGAGTTGGAGCTCGCGGAGGGGCTGTCGGTCCGGGTCGCCAGGTACGTCGCCACCGTCTTTTTCGACTACATCGAATGGATCACCCAGTACGTCTTTCAAGCCTACGAGAGCGAACGGGAACGCTGGATCGGCGCCGAAGGCAACGTGCTCTCGTCCACGGTGAACCAACTGCTCGACGGCGACGATGAGCCCGACCCTTTCGAAACCGAGGCCTTCGAAGCGGAGACCGGATACCGGCTCGACCGCACCCACCTCGCGGCGATCCTGTGGTCGCAGGACTCCGCCGTCGGTCTCGCCGACATCGACCGGGCTGCAAGGTCTTTGGCCGTAGCCTTGCGGGCGGTGTCTGCTCCGGTCATCACCGCTGCCGACCGCAGCACCGTCTGGATGTGGATCCCGTTCGCCGGCACGCCGCCCCGGACCGACTCGGCGGCGACCGCCACCCAGGTGAGCCTTCCGCCGAACCTGCGCGTGGCGATCGGCCTTCCCGGCACCGGGGTGACCGGGTTCCGGCGTTCCTACCAGCAGGCCCGGTCCGCCTACGACGTCGCGTCCACGGTGCCGCGCGCCGAGCCGGTGGTGGTCGGATACGGCGACCGCGGCATCGCCGTCGTCTCCATGATGGCGCGCGACCTGCCGTCGACTCGCGCGTGGATCTCCGATGTCCTCGGTCCGCTGGCGCAGGACACCCCGAATGCGCAGATCCTGCGGTCCACGCTGTCGGAGTTCCTCTCCAGCGGAGAGAGTCACGTCCGCACCGCCGAGCGGATGGTGCTGCACCGCAACACCGTCAAGTACCGCGTCGGTAAGGCGATGGCGGCGCTCCCGGATCGGCACGACCGGATGGATCTCGCGCTGGCACTCACCGTCTGCGAGTATCTGGGTGCGACGGTGCTGCAGTGCTAG
- a CDS encoding transcriptional regulator — MESARPGRARHRPALIALVVIAATACLALAWWQWSRYESAAGTAQNLGYALQWPAFAAAVIYAYRRFVVLENNADEVDKLSPRSKGAVEIPEGILPERQSFPSAESLLAPTDPAADAGLREYNRYLAELHQAEAGSRGVDDSDTTAR; from the coding sequence ATGGAATCTGCTCGTCCCGGTCGCGCACGGCACCGGCCGGCATTGATCGCGTTGGTCGTCATCGCCGCCACGGCGTGTCTGGCGCTGGCGTGGTGGCAGTGGTCGCGCTATGAGTCGGCGGCGGGCACCGCGCAGAACCTCGGCTACGCATTGCAGTGGCCGGCGTTCGCGGCGGCCGTGATCTACGCCTACCGCCGGTTCGTGGTCCTGGAGAACAACGCCGACGAGGTCGACAAGCTGTCCCCGCGCAGCAAGGGCGCCGTCGAAATCCCCGAAGGCATCCTGCCCGAGCGGCAGAGTTTTCCGAGTGCCGAATCGCTGCTCGCCCCCACTGATCCGGCCGCCGACGCCGGACTTCGTGAATACAACCGGTATCTGGCTGAATTACATCAGGCCGAGGCCGGTTCCCGCGGCGTCGACGATTCCGACACCACCGCTCGCTGA